A genome region from Streptomyces pratensis includes the following:
- a CDS encoding PrsW family intramembrane metalloprotease: MSEGSVEHQQPAVPVLEEQQLDEFLGAVPERGQWRYRPRRVGMVWRSKAFRAGALITVLALCGLVILALVRQQTGTEGFLVGLGLAVLPVPLLMAAFRWLDRVEPGPWRNLLFAFSWGACAAALVAIIANTFATRWIATATADPASADTLGATVVAPVVEEIAKAVAVLLIFLFRRRQFGGIVDGIVVAGFTATGFAFTENILYLGNAFGEDQELGTTGFASVTAGTFFVRVVMSPFAHPLFTVLSGIGFGIAALGGARHRVRRIVLPLLGLVLAMGMHALWNGSSAFGPYGFYLVYGAFMVPSFGLVTWLAIWSRQRELRTLSTELPVYAAAGWLAPAEPLALASMRARGMARDMAKHWNSHPDRARGRAAARAVAEYESFATSLAMLRRRARHDGAGPDFALREQELLHHLWHRRDIAGPALTYAAHATGRLRAHRPPGPPPFPRQFPPGGPPPQQLPAPHRHYGGYNPYMEDGGRRTPPV, encoded by the coding sequence ATGTCCGAGGGGTCCGTGGAGCACCAGCAGCCGGCCGTCCCGGTTCTCGAGGAGCAGCAGCTCGACGAGTTCCTGGGCGCCGTCCCGGAGCGAGGCCAGTGGCGTTACCGGCCCCGTCGCGTCGGCATGGTCTGGCGCAGCAAGGCGTTCCGCGCCGGTGCGCTGATCACGGTGCTCGCGCTCTGCGGTCTGGTGATCCTGGCTCTGGTCCGTCAGCAGACGGGAACCGAGGGCTTCCTGGTGGGGCTGGGGCTGGCCGTGCTGCCGGTGCCCCTTCTGATGGCGGCGTTCCGCTGGCTCGACCGGGTGGAGCCCGGCCCGTGGCGCAATCTGCTGTTCGCCTTCTCCTGGGGTGCGTGCGCCGCCGCGCTCGTGGCGATCATCGCCAACACCTTCGCGACCCGGTGGATAGCGACGGCCACCGCGGATCCGGCGAGCGCCGACACCCTCGGGGCCACGGTCGTCGCCCCCGTCGTCGAGGAGATCGCGAAGGCCGTCGCGGTCCTGCTGATCTTCCTCTTCCGCCGACGGCAGTTCGGCGGGATCGTCGACGGCATCGTGGTCGCCGGTTTCACCGCGACCGGCTTCGCCTTCACCGAGAACATCCTCTACCTCGGCAACGCCTTCGGCGAGGACCAGGAGCTCGGGACCACGGGATTCGCCTCGGTGACGGCGGGGACCTTCTTCGTGCGCGTGGTGATGTCGCCGTTCGCGCACCCCTTGTTCACGGTGCTCTCCGGCATCGGCTTCGGCATCGCGGCGCTCGGCGGCGCGCGCCACCGGGTGCGCCGGATCGTGCTGCCACTGCTCGGGCTCGTCCTCGCCATGGGCATGCACGCCCTGTGGAACGGCTCGTCGGCCTTCGGACCGTACGGCTTCTACCTGGTGTACGGCGCCTTCATGGTGCCGTCCTTCGGCCTGGTGACCTGGCTGGCGATCTGGTCGCGCCAGAGGGAGCTGCGCACGCTCTCCACCGAGCTGCCGGTCTACGCGGCGGCCGGCTGGCTCGCCCCCGCCGAGCCGCTCGCGCTGGCCTCGATGCGGGCGCGGGGGATGGCCCGCGACATGGCCAAACACTGGAACAGCCACCCGGACCGCGCCCGCGGCAGGGCGGCGGCCCGCGCCGTGGCGGAGTACGAGTCGTTCGCGACCTCTCTGGCCATGCTGCGGCGGAGAGCCCGGCACGACGGAGCGGGCCCCGACTTCGCCCTCCGCGAGCAGGAGTTGCTGCACCATCTCTGGCACCGCCGGGACATCGCGGGCCCCGCCCTGACGTACGCCGCCCACGCGACGGGCCGGCTCCGCGCACACCGGCCGCCCGGGCCGCCCCCGTTCCCCCGTCAGTTCCCCCCCGGGGGCCCGCCTCCGCAGCAGCTCCCGGCACCGCACCGGCACTACGGGGGTTACAACCCGTACATGGAGGACGGCGGGCGCCGCACCCCGCCCGTCTAG
- the trmB gene encoding tRNA (guanosine(46)-N7)-methyltransferase TrmB, with translation MSEPVNPTPETPGPAPEPVPTSTPEPAHPSVPEPVHASPTEPGPTAAPEPAEESEAAGESEAERDAAARRAASFERQRRLRQEPRFPGGPAADPAGSHHERRIRSFQPRRSRVTAGQEDALQRLWPKWGLDIDGLSVLDLPALFDGLPVVLEIGFGMGEATAQMAADDPGTGILAVDVHTPGQGNLLGLADRAGASNVRVANGDAIILLREMLEPDALDGLRVYFPDPWPKKRHHKRRLIQAEFLDLVAQRLKPGAVVHCATDWEPYAEQMLEVLTAHPLFENTQADGGYAPRPAFRPLTRFEGQGLDKGHTVHDVLFTRR, from the coding sequence GTGTCTGAGCCTGTGAACCCCACCCCAGAGACGCCCGGCCCCGCCCCGGAGCCCGTGCCCACGAGCACCCCGGAGCCCGCTCACCCCAGCGTCCCGGAACCCGTGCACGCGAGCCCCACGGAGCCCGGGCCCACGGCCGCTCCCGAGCCGGCCGAGGAATCGGAGGCGGCCGGGGAATCGGAGGCGGAGAGGGACGCGGCAGCGCGGCGCGCCGCCTCCTTCGAGCGTCAGCGCCGGCTGCGCCAGGAGCCCCGCTTCCCCGGCGGCCCGGCCGCCGACCCGGCGGGCTCGCACCACGAGCGCAGGATCCGCAGCTTCCAGCCCCGCCGCAGCCGGGTGACCGCCGGCCAGGAGGACGCCCTCCAGCGACTGTGGCCCAAGTGGGGCCTGGACATCGACGGCCTCAGCGTCCTCGATCTCCCGGCACTGTTCGACGGCCTCCCGGTGGTCCTGGAGATCGGCTTCGGCATGGGCGAGGCGACGGCACAGATGGCGGCCGACGACCCGGGCACCGGAATCCTGGCCGTCGATGTGCACACCCCCGGCCAGGGCAATCTGCTGGGCCTCGCGGACCGGGCGGGAGCCTCCAACGTCCGTGTCGCCAACGGTGACGCGATCATCCTGCTCCGCGAGATGCTGGAGCCGGACGCCCTGGACGGGCTCCGGGTGTACTTCCCCGACCCGTGGCCCAAGAAGCGGCACCACAAGCGCAGGCTGATCCAGGCGGAGTTCCTCGATCTGGTGGCACAGCGGCTGAAGCCCGGTGCGGTCGTCCACTGCGCGACGGACTGGGAGCCGTACGCCGAGCAGATGCTGGAAGTCCTGACGGCACACCCCCTGTTCGAGAACACCCAGGCGGATGGCGGCTACGCGCCCCGGCCCGCTTTCCGCCCTCTGACCCGCTTCGAGGGCCAGGGCCTGGACAAGGGCCACACCGTGCACGACGTGCTTTTCACCCGTCGCTGA
- the lhgO gene encoding L-2-hydroxyglutarate oxidase, with the protein MMTHAAYDCDVLVIGGGIVGLSTAYAITRTAPGTRVTVLEKEWGPARHQTGRNSGVIHSGIYYPPGSLKARYAVRGASELVDFCAEHGIAHAVTGKLIVATGSGELPRLHALVQRGRAHGLPVRELGPAQIAEYEPRVRGLAAIRVGTTGVCDFAAVAVRFAAEVSASGGQIRYGAEVVAVDRRPWGVAVRTSDGQVVRARVLVNCAGLHSDRVAMLAGDDPGARIVPFRGEYFELARPELVRGLVYPVPDPAFPFLGVHLTRGVDGTVHVGPNAVPALAREGYGPAVVHPRELAGTLAWPGTWKIARRHWRYGAGEVHRSLSKSAFTRAVQRLLPEVTEADLRPSPAGVRAQAVLRDGTLVDDFLIRDAPHTVHVLNAPSPAATASLPIGREVARRALLQARATGWTPPAVESGHCV; encoded by the coding sequence ATGATGACGCACGCGGCGTACGACTGCGATGTGCTGGTGATCGGTGGCGGAATCGTCGGTCTGTCGACCGCGTACGCGATCACGCGCACCGCACCGGGCACCCGGGTCACGGTGCTGGAGAAGGAGTGGGGCCCTGCCCGGCATCAGACCGGGCGCAACAGCGGCGTGATCCACAGCGGCATCTACTACCCGCCGGGCTCGCTCAAGGCGCGCTACGCGGTGCGGGGCGCCTCGGAGCTGGTGGACTTCTGCGCGGAGCACGGGATCGCCCACGCGGTGACGGGCAAGCTGATCGTCGCGACCGGGAGCGGCGAGCTGCCCAGGCTGCACGCCCTGGTGCAGCGCGGCCGGGCGCACGGCCTGCCGGTCCGCGAGCTCGGCCCCGCCCAGATCGCGGAGTACGAACCACGGGTGCGCGGCCTGGCGGCGATCCGGGTCGGGACGACGGGGGTGTGCGACTTCGCCGCGGTGGCCGTGCGGTTCGCCGCCGAGGTGAGCGCCTCGGGCGGGCAGATCCGTTACGGCGCGGAGGTCGTTGCCGTCGACCGGCGCCCGTGGGGTGTCGCGGTGCGCACGTCCGACGGCCAGGTGGTCAGGGCCCGTGTGCTGGTCAACTGCGCGGGGCTGCACAGCGACCGGGTGGCGATGCTCGCGGGCGACGACCCGGGGGCACGCATCGTGCCGTTCCGCGGGGAGTACTTCGAGCTGGCCAGGCCGGAGCTGGTGCGGGGGCTCGTCTATCCGGTGCCGGACCCGGCCTTCCCCTTCCTGGGGGTACATCTGACCCGGGGTGTCGACGGCACGGTCCACGTCGGTCCGAACGCGGTGCCGGCACTGGCCCGCGAGGGGTACGGCCCGGCGGTCGTCCACCCGCGCGAGCTGGCCGGCACGCTCGCCTGGCCCGGCACCTGGAAGATCGCCCGGCGCCACTGGCGGTACGGGGCGGGCGAGGTGCACCGGTCCCTGTCGAAGAGCGCCTTCACCCGGGCCGTCCAGCGGCTCCTGCCGGAGGTGACGGAGGCCGATCTCAGGCCCTCCCCTGCGGGGGTCAGGGCCCAGGCCGTCCTTCGGGACGGCACTCTGGTCGACGACTTCCTGATCAGGGACGCCCCGCACACCGTGCACGTGCTGAACGCCCCCTCTCCCGCGGCCACCGCGTCCCTGCCCATCGGGAGGGAGGTGGCGCGACGGGCCCTGCTGCAGGCTCGCGCGACGGGGTGGACGCCTCCCGCCGTAGAATCGGGTCATTGTGTCTGA
- a CDS encoding sporulation protein produces the protein MSREQRGPNEKLGTVLALAGISNAGLARRVNDLGAQRGLTLRYDKTSVARWVAKGMVPQGAAPHLIAAAIGAKLGRPVPLHEIGLADADPAPEVGLAFPRDVGEAVRSATDLYRLDLAGRRGGGGIWQSLAGSFAVSAYATPASRWLITPADPSVARDPAAAQAAILGPEGAPGAQGGVPVQPGPDTAGGVDGPLLRVGHSDVSKLREAAQDARRWDSKYGGGDWRSSMVPECLRVDAAPLLLGSYSDEVGRALFGASAELTRLAGWMAFDTGQQEAAQRYYIQALRLARAAADVPLGGYVLASMSLQATYRGFADEGVDLAQAAVERNRGLATARTMSFFRLVEARAHAKAGDAPAAGAALRAAEGWLERSRAGDSDPAWLGFYSYDRFAADAAECYRDLKAPRQVRRFTEQALSKPTDEFVRSHGLRLVVSAVAELESGNLDAACAAGTRAVEVAGRISSARTTEYVRDLLHRLEPYGDEPRVAELRERARPLLVTQV, from the coding sequence ATGTCCAGGGAGCAACGCGGGCCGAACGAGAAGCTCGGCACGGTTCTCGCCCTCGCGGGAATCAGCAACGCCGGTCTCGCCCGGCGGGTCAACGACCTCGGAGCGCAGCGCGGTCTGACACTTCGCTACGACAAGACCTCGGTGGCCCGGTGGGTCGCCAAGGGCATGGTGCCGCAGGGTGCGGCACCCCATCTCATCGCGGCGGCGATAGGGGCCAAACTCGGCCGTCCCGTCCCGCTGCACGAGATCGGGCTGGCCGACGCCGATCCGGCACCCGAGGTCGGCCTGGCCTTCCCGCGCGACGTGGGCGAGGCCGTGCGGTCGGCGACGGATCTGTACCGGCTGGACCTCGCGGGCCGCAGGGGCGGCGGTGGGATCTGGCAGTCACTGGCGGGTTCCTTCGCGGTGAGCGCCTATGCGACCCCCGCGTCGCGGTGGCTCATAACCCCCGCCGATCCCTCGGTCGCAAGGGACCCGGCCGCCGCCCAGGCCGCGATCCTCGGCCCTGAGGGCGCGCCGGGGGCGCAGGGCGGCGTGCCCGTCCAGCCGGGCCCGGACACCGCGGGCGGTGTCGACGGCCCGCTGCTGCGCGTCGGCCACAGCGACGTGTCGAAGCTGCGCGAGGCCGCCCAGGACGCGCGCCGGTGGGACTCCAAGTACGGCGGCGGCGACTGGCGTTCCTCCATGGTCCCGGAGTGCTTACGGGTCGACGCCGCGCCGCTCCTGCTGGGTTCGTACAGCGACGAGGTGGGCCGGGCGCTCTTCGGTGCCTCCGCCGAGCTGACCAGGCTCGCGGGCTGGATGGCCTTCGACACCGGCCAGCAGGAAGCGGCCCAGCGCTACTACATCCAGGCACTGCGCCTGGCCCGCGCCGCCGCCGACGTACCGTTGGGCGGATACGTCCTGGCGTCGATGTCCCTGCAGGCGACCTACAGGGGCTTCGCCGACGAGGGCGTGGACCTCGCGCAAGCGGCGGTCGAGCGCAACCGTGGTCTCGCCACCGCACGGACCATGAGCTTCTTCCGGCTCGTGGAGGCGCGCGCCCACGCGAAGGCCGGCGACGCACCGGCCGCCGGGGCCGCGCTCCGGGCGGCCGAGGGCTGGCTGGAGCGCTCCCGGGCCGGCGACTCCGACCCGGCGTGGCTCGGGTTCTACTCGTACGACAGATTCGCCGCCGACGCCGCCGAGTGCTACCGCGACCTCAAGGCGCCCCGGCAGGTGCGGCGCTTCACCGAGCAGGCCCTGTCGAAACCCACCGACGAGTTCGTCCGCTCCCACGGGCTGCGGCTGGTCGTGTCCGCGGTCGCCGAGCTGGAGTCGGGCAACCTCGACGCGGCCTGCGCGGCGGGGACGCGCGCCGTGGAGGTGGCGGGGCGCATCTCCTCGGCACGCACCACCGAGTACGTACGCGACCTGCTGCACCGCCTGGAACCGTACGGCGACGAGCCCCGCGTGGCAGAACTACGGGAACGAGCCCGTCCGCTTCTCGTCACCCAAGTTTAG
- a CDS encoding asparagine synthase-related protein: MRWLVGWSSIAASFGTVGAVGHHGEGRTVHPVGSQLLWGDPDPLWAVGDWRPDEIRIITVATPEGAPTTRLAVLGCCGATDEQLRVGLLSARGGALRHLTAWSGSYTAVVQIGRRITVAGDLAGARPVFHTPWANGTAYATAALPLADLIEAQLDIGHLAALLACPETPEALGDGTPYAGVKRIPPGHALILREGSREITGYEAVASLAVAAAQTDPVSAVEGVRDALVEAVRARLTAPRHAPETLPPDPGPVPGMGPAERRAARGAPVPGIGADLSGGSASATLALLAAGLPGLPGTVLGHGTGAGERLLAVTFNDLSAQGHEDEMERARVIAANPRLHHVVVAAGEEALPYASLETGPLTDEPAPSLVVAERHRRRLTAGSADHFVGHGARQVLDAHPARLADLLMDRRRRHILRPVAALARAEGPSTHSLFVPLAVYRAARRLARTSYRTGLETAASLLPEANRDAPDLDTPADASLASLAWSRPGPAARWLTGEALAEVSVRLQEAAIRPASVQRPGEARARAVLARHAADQRILEQAAEVRSQRLHAPYLDNQVVRAARALPESLRVQPGARAAILRRVLAGAGIHDLPPGWGAPSQATSTAAGRVGLRTALPELIALFDAPLLADAGLVEARVVRKALRAASEGEPLPLDGLAELASTELWLRRLVTRRGTCWTGTAAPRQRAVAGGVVPARRTLQA, translated from the coding sequence ATGCGTTGGTTGGTGGGGTGGAGCAGTATCGCCGCGAGCTTCGGCACCGTGGGCGCGGTCGGCCACCACGGGGAGGGGCGCACCGTCCACCCGGTGGGCTCACAGCTCCTGTGGGGTGACCCGGATCCGCTCTGGGCCGTGGGTGACTGGCGCCCTGACGAGATCCGCATCATCACGGTCGCGACCCCCGAGGGAGCGCCCACCACCCGGCTCGCGGTCCTCGGCTGCTGCGGGGCCACCGACGAACAGCTCCGCGTCGGGCTGCTGTCGGCCCGTGGCGGTGCGCTGCGCCACCTCACCGCGTGGTCCGGCAGTTACACGGCCGTCGTGCAGATCGGCCGCCGCATCACCGTCGCCGGGGACCTCGCCGGAGCCCGCCCCGTCTTCCACACCCCCTGGGCCAACGGCACCGCGTACGCCACCGCCGCCCTCCCGCTCGCCGACCTCATCGAGGCGCAGTTGGACATCGGCCACCTCGCCGCGCTGCTCGCGTGCCCCGAGACCCCGGAGGCGCTGGGCGACGGCACACCGTACGCGGGGGTGAAGCGGATCCCGCCCGGGCACGCGCTGATCCTCCGGGAGGGCTCGCGCGAGATCACCGGGTACGAGGCGGTCGCCTCACTGGCCGTGGCGGCCGCCCAGACCGACCCGGTGAGCGCGGTCGAAGGCGTGCGGGACGCGCTTGTCGAAGCCGTGCGCGCACGGCTCACGGCACCACGCCACGCCCCGGAGACCCTGCCGCCCGATCCGGGGCCCGTCCCCGGCATGGGACCCGCCGAACGCCGTGCGGCCCGGGGGGCGCCGGTCCCCGGTATCGGTGCTGACCTCTCCGGCGGCAGCGCCTCCGCCACCCTCGCCCTGCTGGCCGCCGGACTGCCCGGGCTGCCGGGCACCGTGCTGGGCCATGGCACGGGGGCGGGCGAGAGGCTCCTCGCCGTCACCTTCAACGACCTGTCCGCACAGGGCCACGAGGACGAGATGGAGCGCGCCCGGGTCATCGCCGCCAACCCGCGCCTGCACCATGTGGTCGTCGCGGCGGGCGAGGAGGCCCTGCCCTACGCGTCGCTGGAGACCGGCCCGCTCACCGACGAGCCCGCCCCCTCCCTCGTCGTCGCCGAACGCCACCGGCGACGGCTGACCGCAGGCAGCGCCGACCACTTCGTCGGTCACGGCGCCCGCCAGGTCCTGGACGCGCACCCCGCACGGCTGGCCGACCTCCTCATGGACCGGCGCAGACGTCACATCCTGCGGCCCGTCGCCGCGCTCGCCAGGGCCGAAGGGCCCTCCACGCACTCCCTGTTCGTCCCCCTCGCCGTCTACCGGGCCGCCCGCCGACTGGCCCGTACGTCGTATCGCACCGGGCTCGAGACGGCGGCGTCCCTGCTGCCCGAGGCGAATCGCGACGCCCCCGACCTCGACACCCCGGCCGACGCCTCCCTCGCCTCCCTCGCCTGGTCCCGGCCCGGTCCGGCGGCCCGCTGGCTCACCGGGGAGGCACTCGCGGAAGTATCGGTTCGCCTCCAGGAGGCGGCGATCCGTCCCGCGTCGGTCCAGCGCCCGGGGGAGGCCAGGGCCCGGGCGGTGCTGGCCCGGCACGCGGCCGACCAGCGGATCCTGGAACAGGCCGCGGAGGTCCGCAGCCAGCGGCTGCACGCCCCCTACCTCGACAACCAGGTCGTACGGGCCGCCCGTGCCCTCCCGGAATCTCTGCGGGTGCAGCCGGGTGCCCGGGCCGCGATCCTGCGCCGGGTCCTCGCGGGGGCCGGAATCCACGACCTGCCGCCTGGCTGGGGCGCCCCGTCGCAGGCCACCTCGACCGCGGCCGGACGCGTCGGGCTGCGTACCGCCCTTCCGGAACTGATCGCCCTCTTCGACGCCCCGCTGCTCGCCGACGCGGGCCTCGTCGAGGCGCGCGTCGTGCGCAAGGCGCTTCGCGCGGCCTCCGAGGGCGAGCCCCTTCCCCTGGACGGGCTCGCCGAGCTGGCCTCCACGGAACTCTGGCTCCGGCGCCTGGTCACCCGCCGGGGTACCTGCTGGACCGGCACGGCGGCCCCACGGCAACGGGCGGTCGCAGGGGGCGTCGTCCCGGCCCGCCGGACCTTGCAGGCGTAG
- a CDS encoding sigma-70 family RNA polymerase sigma factor → MSGDAQQEEPADGTAAADKGGTGTEAAADGPSAARVPSPAGRLSQPDRSGAGQPSGSADGGPGHSQPDGLAEGGTVLPGPWPPAPAADGVRPEPTENDVAYAVPLQREGRAGSADLGPSDAQLIQGMRAGDDQAYEELFRRHSGAVRRYARTCCRDAHTADDLTAEVFARTLQAVRGGKGPEEAVRAYLMTAVRHVAAAWTRSAKREHLVDDFAVFAAQATRSAELSEADTLDLGADVLAMHEADRSMAMQAFRSLPERWQAVLWHTTVEEESPSEVAPLFGLTANATAVLAVRAREGLKQAYLQAHVSQSLTSGGDCAQYADRLGAHARGGLRTRAERGLRRHLDECAKCRIAAGELDRVNAGIPALLPVAVIGWFAAGYSVKAAGIVAGGAAGAAGAGAAAAATGSVSSGGGTAGGAAASEGLGAPLKAGIAAAVAVAAAAGLVWALVGDDRPAPEEKPVAKPPAAAPATPAPAPTPPEPAPSAQPPAPPVPPAPEAPPAPEPTPTPSPTPTPTPPAPEPTPEPTPPKPTPAPAPKEPAPPAPEVYQVNELAYSFAGDQSGPEILLGRSSGVFWQRHGLSIASTTYAHGVTAPSRSSVAVQLNRTCTRYDAMAGVDDLTMGLGAVRFSVYGDDGARLWQSPVVRGGEPAVPVSVGIEGRRTLRLVVEPSGPLGGVALADWAESRISCR, encoded by the coding sequence ATGAGCGGTGACGCGCAGCAGGAAGAGCCGGCCGACGGTACCGCCGCCGCGGACAAGGGCGGTACGGGCACGGAGGCCGCTGCCGACGGCCCGTCAGCGGCTCGTGTGCCGAGCCCGGCCGGCAGGCTGTCCCAGCCGGACCGTTCCGGGGCCGGACAGCCGAGCGGCTCGGCCGACGGCGGTCCGGGGCACTCGCAGCCGGACGGTCTCGCCGAGGGCGGCACCGTCCTGCCCGGTCCGTGGCCGCCTGCGCCCGCCGCTGACGGGGTGCGGCCTGAGCCCACGGAGAACGACGTCGCGTACGCGGTCCCGTTGCAGCGTGAGGGGCGCGCGGGGTCCGCCGATCTCGGCCCCTCCGACGCACAGTTGATCCAGGGCATGCGCGCGGGCGACGACCAGGCTTACGAGGAGCTGTTCCGGCGTCACTCGGGGGCGGTGCGCCGCTATGCCCGTACCTGCTGCCGGGACGCGCACACCGCCGACGACCTGACCGCCGAGGTGTTCGCCCGGACGCTGCAGGCGGTGCGTGGAGGGAAGGGACCGGAGGAAGCCGTCCGGGCCTACCTCATGACAGCCGTACGGCATGTCGCCGCCGCGTGGACGAGGAGCGCGAAACGGGAGCATCTGGTCGACGACTTCGCGGTGTTCGCCGCGCAGGCCACTCGCTCCGCCGAACTGTCGGAGGCCGACACCCTCGATCTCGGCGCCGATGTGCTGGCCATGCACGAGGCGGACCGGTCGATGGCCATGCAGGCGTTCCGCAGCCTGCCGGAGCGCTGGCAGGCCGTGTTGTGGCACACCACCGTCGAGGAGGAGTCACCGAGCGAGGTCGCCCCGCTCTTCGGTCTCACCGCCAATGCCACGGCGGTCCTGGCCGTCCGGGCCCGGGAAGGGCTCAAGCAGGCCTACCTCCAGGCCCATGTCAGCCAGTCCCTGACGTCCGGCGGCGACTGCGCGCAGTACGCCGACCGGCTCGGTGCCCACGCCCGGGGCGGCCTGCGGACCCGGGCCGAACGCGGACTGCGCAGGCATCTGGACGAGTGCGCCAAGTGCCGGATCGCCGCCGGTGAGCTGGACCGTGTGAACGCCGGCATTCCGGCCCTGCTCCCGGTCGCCGTCATCGGCTGGTTCGCCGCGGGTTACTCCGTCAAGGCGGCAGGCATCGTGGCCGGTGGCGCGGCGGGGGCCGCCGGAGCCGGAGCTGCTGCGGCGGCAACGGGAAGCGTGTCCTCCGGGGGAGGCACCGCAGGCGGAGCCGCCGCGTCGGAAGGACTCGGTGCCCCGCTGAAGGCGGGGATCGCCGCGGCGGTGGCCGTGGCCGCCGCGGCAGGTCTCGTGTGGGCCCTGGTCGGTGACGACCGGCCGGCGCCGGAGGAGAAGCCGGTGGCGAAGCCTCCGGCCGCAGCGCCCGCCACCCCTGCCCCCGCACCCACGCCGCCCGAACCGGCGCCGAGCGCGCAGCCTCCGGCCCCGCCCGTCCCACCCGCGCCCGAGGCACCGCCCGCCCCCGAGCCGACACCGACGCCGAGTCCCACGCCGACACCTACGCCACCGGCTCCGGAGCCCACCCCCGAGCCCACCCCGCCGAAGCCCACGCCAGCACCCGCCCCGAAGGAGCCGGCACCCCCCGCGCCGGAGGTCTACCAGGTGAACGAGCTCGCGTACTCCTTCGCCGGTGATCAAAGCGGTCCCGAGATCCTCCTCGGCCGGAGCAGCGGTGTGTTCTGGCAGCGCCACGGGCTGTCGATCGCCTCCACGACGTACGCCCACGGTGTGACCGCGCCCTCCCGCTCGTCGGTCGCCGTCCAGCTCAACCGGACGTGCACCCGATACGACGCGATGGCCGGGGTCGACGACCTGACCATGGGACTCGGCGCCGTGCGTTTCTCCGTGTACGGCGATGACGGGGCGCGGCTGTGGCAGTCACCCGTGGTGCGGGGCGGCGAGCCCGCCGTACCCGTGAGCGTCGGCATCGAGGGCCGGCGGACGCTCCGGCTCGTCGTGGAACCGTCGGGTCCGCTCGGAGGGGTCGCGCTCGCCGACTGGGCGGAATCGCGTATCAGCTGCCGCTGA
- a CDS encoding TetR/AcrR family transcriptional regulator, with the protein MHIQDLHGPSVVTSSGEDHGRLSPVGAVGTVAAAGATGSAARSAPLRVDAQRNLEHVLRAAREVFGELGYGAPMEDVARRARVGVGTVYRRFPSKDVLVRRIAEEETARLTDQARSALGQEDEPWSALSRFLRTSVASGAGRLLPPQVLRVGSEQDEQASPAASGAADGETRVPHQRQGVDQPGPGAAGQHLAGAEGLIDDPGVAELLEVVGRLVDRARESGELRGDVTVADVLLVIATAAPALPDPAHQAAASARLLDILLEGLRSRPA; encoded by the coding sequence ATGCACATTCAGGACTTGCACGGGCCGAGCGTTGTCACCTCTTCTGGTGAGGACCATGGGCGGCTGAGCCCCGTGGGAGCGGTCGGGACGGTCGCGGCAGCCGGAGCGACGGGCAGTGCTGCCCGCTCGGCTCCGCTCCGCGTGGACGCACAGCGCAATCTCGAACACGTCCTGCGCGCCGCGCGCGAGGTGTTCGGCGAGCTGGGGTACGGCGCGCCGATGGAGGACGTGGCGCGCCGCGCACGGGTGGGGGTCGGTACGGTCTACCGGCGTTTCCCGAGCAAGGACGTGCTGGTGCGGCGGATAGCCGAGGAGGAGACCGCGCGGCTGACCGATCAGGCGCGCTCGGCTCTCGGCCAGGAGGACGAGCCGTGGTCGGCGCTCTCCCGTTTCCTGCGGACCTCGGTGGCATCGGGCGCCGGCCGACTGCTGCCGCCACAGGTGCTGCGCGTGGGTTCGGAGCAGGACGAGCAGGCCTCGCCTGCGGCGTCCGGCGCGGCCGACGGTGAGACGCGCGTCCCGCATCAGCGGCAGGGTGTGGACCAGCCCGGTCCCGGGGCGGCGGGACAGCACCTGGCGGGCGCGGAGGGGCTGATCGACGACCCGGGGGTCGCCGAACTGCTGGAGGTCGTGGGCAGGCTGGTCGACCGGGCCCGTGAGTCGGGAGAGCTCCGGGGCGACGTGACGGTGGCCGATGTGCTGCTCGTCATCGCCACGGCGGCGCCGGCTCTGCCGGATCCCGCACACCAGGCCGCCGCTTCGGCCCGGCTGCTGGACATCCTGCTGGAAGGGCTCCGCTCCCGTCCTGCGTAG